One part of the Lycium ferocissimum isolate CSIRO_LF1 chromosome 8, AGI_CSIRO_Lferr_CH_V1, whole genome shotgun sequence genome encodes these proteins:
- the LOC132066109 gene encoding uncharacterized protein LOC132066109, with amino-acid sequence MPDNTDQTQVTNQPTAENTSSVTGNGINSNHPYFFHSSDSPGMSIVNTPFDGKGYQGWKRTVLIALSAKNKQGFISGAHPFPKEGSEDFTLGTDGNSNIAGYFTKLKRLWDELDSLNVHMICSCICICEGKEKLKKSLEDGRLMQFLMGLNDVFSQARGNILMMSPLPNNNHAYSLILQDENQREIYANPLISSDFSSFMVGSSSQAQFRNGKQLQKRLNGFPDDFQFTNTKTPQGPVRGNGVISVEESEVSTNADSDISFINQHLNKETALQIVQILKQVQLGDKTGSGSEINAIAIVDPFMKSPQAFGESREALYLPQPRAKSPSIQSSSVLSQRNVSSVSSNQSSSNDVSISSPVSVSFRVSASATSDVKLWHIRLGHLPFSSMKNFNFIPKSSVSDYFCDVCPLAK; translated from the exons ATGCCTGATAACACAGATCAAACACAAGTTACTAATCAACCCACTGCTGAAAACACTAGCAGTGTCACTGGAAATGGAATCAACTCTAATCACCCTTACTTTTTTCACTCATCTGACTCTCCTGGGATGAGTATAGTTAACACCCCTTTTGATGGAAAGGGTTATCAAGGATGGAAGAGAACTGTTCTTATTGCACTATCTGCAAAGAACAAACAAGGTTTTATTTCAGGAGCACATCCTTTTCCAAAGGAAGGTTCTGAGGATTTCACTCTTGGAACAGAT GGAAATTCTAATATTGCAGGATATTTCACCAAACTTAAGAGGTTGTGGGATGAGTTGGACTCTCTTAATGTTCACATGATTTGTAGTTGTATCTGCATATGTGAAGGAAAGGAGAAACTGAAAAAGTCTCTTGAAGATGGAAGGCTCATGCAATTTCTTATGGGGTTAAATGATGTTTTCTCTCAAGCAAGAGGAAACATCTTAATGATGAGTCCTCTTCCCAACAACAACCATGCTTACTCTCTGATTCTTCAAGATGAAAATCAGAGGGAAATCTATGCTAATCCCCTTATTTCATctgatttttcttcctttatgGTAGGAAGTTCATCTCAAGCTCAATTCAGAAATGGAAAACAGCTACAAAAAAG ATTGAATGGATTTCCAGATGATTTCCAGTTCACAAACACCAAAACACCTCAAGGACCTGTTAGAGGAAATGGTGTAATATCAGTGGAGGAAAGTGAGGTATCAACAAATGCTGACAGTGATATAAGTTTCATTAACCAGCATCTGAACAAGGAGACTGCTTTACAAATTGTTCAGATACTCAAACAAGTTCAACTGGGTGACAAAACAGGTTCAGGATCAGAAATAAATGCTATTgctattgttg ATCCTTTTATGAAGAGTCCTCAAGCTTTTGGTGAATCAAGGGAAGCCTTATATCTACCCCAGCCTAGAGCCAAGAGTCCTAGTATTCAGAGTTCTagtgttttatctcaaagaaatGTTTCTTCAGTTAGTAGTAATCAAAGTAGTAGTAATGATGTTTCTATTTCTAGTCCAGTTTCTGTTTCATTTCGTGTTTCTGCAAGTGCAACTTCTGATGTAAAACTTTGGCACATTAGATTGGGGCATTTGCCTTTTTCATCAATGAAGAATTTCAATTTTATCCCTAAATCTTCAGTTTCTGATTATTTTTGTGATGTATGTCCTCTTGCTAAGTAA
- the LOC132066110 gene encoding uncharacterized protein LOC132066110 → MPPNKENDGDDEEEDEDSGDDIVPPNKGNDGEEDDHGDSGDEYVPSNEGNGDDKMDDGDSRDDFVPPNQGNDGEDEEDDGDSGDDYVPPQEGNNRGDEDDDDGDSGDDYVPPNEGNNEDGEEEDDIDYDSDDGDSDDDDYDYEEEDEDYLPPAKKRK, encoded by the coding sequence ATGCCTCCTAACAAAGAGAATGATGGAGACGATGAAGAGGAGGATGAAGATTCTGGGGATGATATTGTGCCGCCTAACAAAGGGAATGATGGTGAGGAAGATGATCATGGAGACTCTGGAGATGAATACGTGCCTTCTAACGAAGGGAATGGAGACGATAAGATGGATGATGGAGATTCTAGGGATGATTTTGTGCCTCCTAATCAAGGGAATGATGGAGAAGATGAAGAGGATGATGGAGATTCTGGGGATGATTATGTTCCTCCTCAAGAAGGAAATAATAGAGGCGATGAGGACGACGACGATGGAGATTCTGGGGATGATTATGTGCCTCCTAATGAAGGGAATAATGAAGATGGTGAAGAGGAGGATGATATCGattatgatagtgatgatggtGATAGTGATGATGACGATTACGATTATGAAGAGGAGGACGAAGATTATCTTCCACCTGCTAAGAAGAGAAAATAA